The Actinopolyspora erythraea genome has a segment encoding these proteins:
- the menD gene encoding 2-succinyl-5-enolpyruvyl-6-hydroxy-3-cyclohexene-1-carboxylic-acid synthase encodes MAIEPNTSATAVVDELLRNNVRDFVYCPGSRNGPIGFALHRLAQSGEIELHVRLDERSAAFVALGLSKGSGRPAAVVTTSGTAVANALPAVCEANHGKVPLVVLSANRPPELLGTGANQTVEQFAFFDGQVVHKVQLGSTRDRDDAVNADLRGHVSAAVLAAGGGFGGAPGPVQIDLPLTSGAPPSSPEVAAPEGRPGGVPWTSGEPAASADLPATTVELSEPTVVIAGDGADLDAVPPEVPVVAEPTVRAAGRNGIHPWALEYLAPRRVVVLGCPTLHRAVSEPLARPGVEVLVESGAVRGGVFASAHADRIGARYRFIGDNPAEWLAEVAEVDRLVRECWQDGLDRTAEEPGGPHVARALLRSVAPGDLVWLGASNPVRDVSLVGDVPDGVEVHSNRGVAGIDGTLGSAIGLALSRPAQRVIAMVGDLTFLHDAASLQFGSLERRPDNLAVVVANDTGGGIFETLEQGAPRFREADFGDAFERLYGTPQRADISALCEAYGVAHRLARAEDLGDPRGLEVVEVPTRRSTLRELHTDVRERVRRAEPHRSVA; translated from the coding sequence GTGGCAATCGAGCCGAACACGTCGGCGACGGCCGTCGTCGACGAACTCCTCCGCAACAACGTGCGGGACTTCGTCTACTGCCCCGGTTCGCGCAACGGGCCGATCGGGTTCGCGCTGCACCGGCTCGCCCAGTCGGGCGAGATCGAGCTGCACGTGCGGCTGGACGAGCGCTCGGCGGCCTTCGTCGCGCTCGGCCTGTCCAAGGGCAGCGGTCGCCCGGCGGCGGTGGTGACGACGTCGGGCACGGCGGTGGCCAACGCGCTGCCCGCGGTGTGCGAGGCCAACCACGGGAAAGTGCCGCTGGTGGTGCTCAGCGCGAACCGACCGCCGGAACTGCTCGGCACCGGCGCCAACCAGACCGTCGAGCAGTTCGCGTTCTTCGACGGCCAGGTCGTGCACAAGGTGCAGCTCGGCAGCACGCGTGACCGGGACGATGCGGTCAACGCGGACCTGCGCGGACATGTCTCGGCCGCCGTGCTGGCGGCAGGCGGTGGTTTCGGCGGTGCTCCGGGGCCGGTGCAGATCGACCTGCCGCTGACCTCCGGGGCGCCGCCGTCCTCCCCGGAGGTAGCGGCCCCGGAGGGAAGACCCGGCGGGGTGCCCTGGACCAGCGGGGAACCGGCCGCTTCGGCCGACCTCCCCGCCACGACGGTCGAGCTGTCCGAGCCCACCGTGGTGATCGCGGGCGACGGTGCTGATCTCGACGCGGTCCCGCCGGAGGTCCCGGTGGTCGCGGAGCCCACCGTGCGAGCAGCCGGGCGCAACGGGATCCACCCGTGGGCGCTGGAGTACCTGGCGCCGCGCCGGGTGGTCGTGCTCGGTTGTCCCACGCTGCACCGGGCGGTCTCGGAACCGCTGGCACGTCCGGGAGTGGAAGTGCTCGTGGAGTCCGGAGCGGTGCGCGGCGGGGTCTTCGCGTCGGCGCACGCCGACCGGATCGGTGCCCGTTACCGATTCATCGGGGATAACCCCGCCGAGTGGCTCGCCGAGGTCGCCGAGGTGGACCGCCTCGTGCGGGAGTGCTGGCAGGACGGGTTGGACCGCACGGCGGAGGAACCGGGCGGCCCGCACGTCGCCCGCGCCCTGCTGCGCTCCGTCGCCCCGGGCGACCTGGTGTGGTTGGGAGCTTCGAACCCGGTCCGGGACGTTTCGCTGGTCGGCGACGTGCCGGACGGGGTGGAGGTGCACTCCAACCGGGGGGTCGCGGGGATCGACGGCACCCTCGGCTCGGCGATCGGGCTGGCGCTGAGCCGCCCCGCGCAGCGGGTGATCGCGATGGTCGGGGATCTGACGTTCCTGCACGACGCGGCCTCGTTGCAGTTCGGTTCGCTGGAGCGGCGGCCGGACAACCTGGCGGTGGTGGTGGCCAACGACACCGGCGGCGGAATCTTCGAAACGCTCGAGCAGGGTGCCCCCCGCTTCCGGGAAGCCGACTTCGGCGATGCCTTCGAGCGGTTGTACGGCACCCCGCAGCGGGCGGACATCAGCGCGCTGTGCGAGGCCTACGGCGTCGCCCACCGCCTCGCCCGGGCCGAGGACCTGGGAGATCCGAGAGGACTGGAAGTCGTCGAGGTCCCCACTCGCCGCTCGACGCTGCGCGAGCTCCACACCGACGTGCGCGAGCGCGTGCGCCGCGCCGAACCGCACCGGTCCGTGGCGTGA
- a CDS encoding FAD-dependent oxidoreductase, which translates to MSAAPAAVVVGAGPSGLVAAGLLARAGFAVRVLERTATQREGTRAPTLWPRAMNVLDLLGCGDRVRAAAHRVAQLGFVGDSGRGSVDLEDLACWTLPQYRLEGLLEERARELGVVVSRRTEVTGLDRSAPGAVSVRLASGDRAAADVLIAADGARSLVREELGVPFTGHEYESRFGLVDFVDEAGEHPRDSVETYTGSAGTLVSVPLPEGVIRLVAPLLERPDSDSDQVIRERLRGYGFGTEFGTVRWRSVFHVSVKMAERFAVAGAALVGDAAHVQSPAGGRGMNNAIEDAMSVATRLVVASGTSGADWAEALAGYEFERYAAIEGELGLIRRRTDRWVGADSSESESGPEPEGIPAGVSENRHAAMRAAGIPPAADEVTGREIRWADVDATFGTPLLVVVGDAELPEVLPESAHPRWSRELRVVGRAEPVPAGVYVVRPDGVVVARWSGEVSPAELAAEYERAAAYGGEHAPVSRPA; encoded by the coding sequence ATGAGCGCGGCTCCTGCCGCGGTGGTGGTCGGTGCCGGGCCGAGCGGGCTGGTCGCGGCCGGGCTGCTGGCCCGCGCCGGATTCGCCGTGCGGGTGCTGGAGCGGACCGCGACCCAACGCGAGGGCACCCGGGCACCGACGCTGTGGCCGCGAGCGATGAACGTGCTCGACCTGCTCGGCTGCGGGGACCGGGTGCGTGCGGCGGCGCACCGCGTCGCCCAACTCGGTTTCGTCGGTGATTCCGGGCGCGGCTCGGTGGACCTGGAGGACCTGGCGTGCTGGACGTTGCCGCAGTACCGGCTGGAGGGGCTGCTGGAGGAGCGGGCGCGTGAGCTCGGCGTCGTCGTGTCCCGGCGGACCGAGGTGACCGGGCTGGACCGCTCCGCGCCGGGGGCGGTCTCGGTCCGGCTCGCGTCCGGCGACCGGGCCGCGGCCGACGTGCTGATCGCGGCCGACGGAGCACGCTCGCTCGTCCGCGAGGAGCTCGGGGTCCCGTTCACCGGTCACGAGTACGAGTCGCGCTTCGGTCTGGTCGACTTCGTCGACGAGGCAGGGGAGCACCCCCGTGATTCGGTGGAGACCTACACCGGATCGGCGGGGACGCTGGTCTCGGTGCCGCTGCCGGAGGGCGTGATCCGACTGGTGGCCCCGCTGCTGGAGCGGCCCGACTCGGACAGTGATCAGGTGATCCGGGAACGGCTGCGCGGATACGGGTTCGGCACCGAGTTCGGGACGGTGCGCTGGCGGTCGGTGTTCCACGTCTCGGTGAAGATGGCCGAGCGGTTCGCCGTGGCCGGCGCGGCGCTCGTCGGCGACGCCGCGCACGTGCAGTCCCCGGCGGGTGGGCGCGGTATGAACAACGCGATCGAGGACGCGATGTCGGTCGCGACGCGCCTGGTGGTGGCGAGCGGGACTTCCGGAGCGGACTGGGCGGAAGCACTGGCGGGATACGAGTTCGAGCGGTACGCGGCGATCGAGGGCGAGCTGGGGCTCATCCGGCGGCGCACCGACAGATGGGTCGGAGCCGATTCGTCCGAGTCGGAGTCCGGACCGGAGCCCGAAGGGATCCCGGCCGGTGTCTCGGAGAACCGGCACGCGGCGATGCGGGCCGCCGGGATCCCACCCGCCGCGGACGAGGTGACCGGTCGGGAGATCCGCTGGGCCGATGTCGACGCGACGTTCGGGACTCCGCTGCTCGTGGTGGTCGGTGACGCCGAGCTCCCCGAAGTGCTACCGGAGTCGGCCCACCCGCGGTGGAGCCGGGAACTGCGGGTGGTCGGCAGGGCGGAGCCGGTGCCGGCGGGGGTCTACGTGGTGCGCCCCGACGGGGTGGTGGTGGCCCGCTGGTCCGGAGAGGTGTCCCCGGCCGAGCTGGCGGCCGAGTACGAACGCGCCGCCGCGTACGGCGGTGAACACGCACCGGTGAGCCGGCCCGCCTGA
- a CDS encoding 3-deoxy-7-phosphoheptulonate synthase: protein MTIVEDSDDDIGVELTSADEGVLSRAVTPPRDLLRQLPRGPQLEEAVWRHRDAVRDVLRGVDDRLVVFVGPCSVHDVDAGLAYAKSLRVLADELDQDLLVVMRLYLEKPRTAVGWPGLLTDPGLDGGGDAETGLWRARGLMLEVAELGLPIATEWLNPAAPAYLADLVSWGAIGARTVESQPHRQVASGLPMPIGMKNGSTGSVQAAVDAVRSAAAPHTYLGTGSDGRLAVLRSHGNPDCNVVLRGGPEQPNYGEADVRAAVDRLDAHGLSTGLVIDASHGNSGKDHERQTVVAREIAARIAGGTGEIRGVMLESFLVAGRQGERSRDPVFGQSVTDACLGWETTVELLHVLAESVRARRGLSA from the coding sequence ATGACAATAGTGGAAGATTCGGACGACGATATCGGAGTCGAATTAACCAGCGCCGATGAGGGAGTTCTGTCCCGGGCCGTGACCCCGCCCCGGGACCTGCTGCGCCAACTGCCGCGCGGACCGCAGCTGGAAGAGGCGGTGTGGCGCCACCGTGATGCCGTGCGTGATGTGCTGCGCGGGGTCGACGACCGGCTGGTGGTGTTCGTCGGTCCCTGCTCCGTCCACGACGTGGACGCGGGGCTGGCCTACGCCAAATCACTGCGGGTGCTCGCCGATGAACTCGACCAGGACCTGTTGGTCGTGATGCGGCTGTACCTGGAGAAACCGCGCACAGCTGTGGGCTGGCCGGGACTGCTCACCGACCCCGGTCTGGACGGCGGTGGGGACGCGGAGACCGGGCTGTGGAGGGCGCGCGGGCTCATGCTGGAAGTCGCCGAGCTCGGGCTGCCGATCGCCACGGAGTGGCTCAACCCGGCCGCTCCCGCCTACCTGGCTGATCTGGTGTCCTGGGGCGCGATCGGTGCGCGCACCGTGGAGAGCCAGCCGCACCGGCAGGTGGCCAGTGGGCTGCCGATGCCGATCGGGATGAAGAACGGCAGCACCGGTTCGGTCCAGGCCGCCGTCGACGCGGTCCGTTCGGCGGCCGCGCCGCACACCTACCTCGGGACCGGTTCGGACGGTCGACTCGCCGTCCTGCGCAGCCACGGCAATCCGGACTGCAACGTGGTGCTGCGGGGCGGCCCGGAACAGCCGAACTACGGGGAGGCGGACGTGCGGGCCGCGGTGGACCGGCTGGACGCCCACGGGCTGTCCACGGGGCTGGTCATCGACGCCAGCCACGGCAACAGCGGCAAGGACCACGAACGCCAGACGGTGGTCGCCCGCGAGATCGCCGCGCGGATCGCGGGCGGAACCGGCGAGATCCGCGGTGTGATGCTGGAGAGCTTCCTGGTCGCGGGCCGGCAGGGTGAGCGGTCGCGGGATCCCGTGTTCGGTCAGAGCGTCACCGACGCCTGCCTGGGGTGGGAGACCACGGTCGAACTGCTGCACGTCCTCGCCGAGTCGGTACGCGCTCGCCGCGGCCTGTCCGCCTGA
- a CDS encoding chorismate-binding protein, which translates to MKPSNSDTPVFRFANAVTALDIDGDERFESVEQAEKWLSGGDDRAVGGLIPYENDGHGCSLFGGSLRAPAEEREGVEPRFRYDVRFNASETERYLSSLDTALHALGGGERELEKVVLARVERYLVDGELDVDALYRIIREAYPAGNNFRVRNLHRPHSYHLGSSPELFLRRHANRIVLHPLAGTLPKDPRLSEEDDRRRARRLLATAKFRSEHAYLVDFLREGLAPYCSRLDVPAEPSLVSASHVWHLGTPIEGTLRSDEIALSEMLGTLHPSPAVCGVPRDEANEFILEHEGERSYYAGLVGWFDGPRDCEFYMALRGMEADVAAGHVDLRAGGGIVRGSSIPMEFGEVGAKMSTMRQVLDLDGDSLVRSGG; encoded by the coding sequence ATGAAACCGTCCAACTCGGATACCCCCGTGTTCCGCTTCGCCAACGCCGTGACGGCCCTGGACATCGACGGTGACGAGCGGTTCGAGTCGGTCGAGCAGGCGGAGAAGTGGCTGTCCGGCGGTGACGACAGGGCCGTCGGTGGCTTGATCCCGTACGAGAACGACGGCCACGGCTGCTCGCTGTTCGGCGGCAGCCTGCGGGCGCCCGCCGAGGAGCGGGAGGGGGTGGAACCCCGCTTCCGCTACGACGTGCGGTTCAACGCCTCCGAGACCGAGCGCTACCTGAGTTCGCTGGACACCGCGCTGCACGCCCTCGGGGGCGGCGAGCGTGAACTGGAGAAGGTCGTGCTGGCGCGGGTGGAGCGCTACCTGGTCGACGGCGAACTCGACGTCGACGCGCTGTACCGGATCATCCGGGAGGCCTACCCGGCCGGGAACAACTTCCGCGTGCGCAACCTCCACCGGCCGCACTCCTACCACCTCGGGTCGAGCCCGGAGTTGTTCCTGCGTCGACACGCGAACCGGATCGTGCTGCATCCGCTGGCCGGCACGCTGCCGAAGGATCCGCGGCTGTCGGAGGAGGACGACCGGCGGCGTGCGCGGCGGCTGCTGGCCACCGCGAAGTTCCGGTCGGAGCACGCCTACCTGGTCGACTTCCTGCGCGAGGGGCTCGCGCCGTACTGTTCCCGGCTGGACGTGCCCGCCGAGCCTAGCCTGGTGTCGGCCTCGCACGTGTGGCACCTCGGTACGCCCATCGAAGGAACGCTGCGTTCGGACGAGATCGCGCTGTCGGAGATGCTGGGGACGCTGCACCCGTCCCCGGCGGTGTGCGGTGTTCCCCGGGACGAGGCGAACGAGTTCATCCTCGAGCACGAGGGTGAACGCAGCTACTACGCCGGACTGGTGGGTTGGTTCGACGGTCCGAGGGACTGCGAGTTCTACATGGCGCTGCGCGGCATGGAAGCCGACGTCGCGGCCGGGCACGTGGACCTGCGCGCCGGTGGTGGCATCGTGCGGGGCTCGTCGATCCCGATGGAGTTCGGCGAGGTGGGAGCCAAGATGTCCACGATGCGGCAGGTGCTCGACCTGGACGGCGACTCGCTGGTCCGGTCCGGAGGTTGA
- a CDS encoding SDR family oxidoreductase: protein MKTAVLGATGTAGSRVVERLRAKGTQVVEVSRKNGVDLVSGDGLAAALEGVHTVVDASNSFPSDDSMAWGEALTTATRNVVAACAEQRVAHLVFLSISGVEDPAFDQFEYYLAKREQEKIVGESELDATIVKTTQWYEFATNPAAVAFHDDRVEVQDWLVQPIAADTVADVLVQEVLERSGSQRVLVTGPETIRLPELARRRLEALGDQRPVHVTEPYLPELAQGVLRAPAEAKVLGPNVEEWLATLA from the coding sequence ATGAAAACAGCTGTCCTGGGCGCCACCGGCACGGCGGGTTCGCGAGTCGTGGAGCGGCTGCGTGCCAAGGGAACGCAGGTGGTCGAGGTCTCCCGCAAGAACGGGGTGGACCTGGTTTCCGGTGACGGGCTGGCAGCGGCCCTGGAGGGCGTGCACACCGTCGTGGACGCCTCGAACTCCTTCCCGTCCGATGACTCGATGGCGTGGGGGGAGGCGCTGACCACCGCCACCCGCAACGTGGTCGCCGCCTGTGCCGAGCAGCGGGTGGCGCACCTGGTGTTCCTGTCCATCTCGGGGGTCGAGGACCCCGCCTTCGACCAGTTCGAGTACTACCTCGCCAAGCGTGAGCAGGAAAAGATCGTCGGTGAGAGCGAGCTCGACGCCACGATCGTCAAGACCACGCAGTGGTACGAGTTCGCCACCAACCCGGCCGCGGTGGCCTTCCACGACGACCGCGTCGAGGTGCAGGACTGGCTCGTGCAGCCGATCGCGGCCGACACCGTCGCCGACGTGCTCGTCCAGGAGGTGCTGGAGCGGTCCGGAAGCCAGCGCGTGCTCGTCACCGGGCCGGAGACCATCCGCCTGCCGGAGCTGGCCAGACGTCGGCTGGAAGCGCTGGGCGACCAGCGTCCGGTGCACGTCACCGAGCCGTACCTGCCGGAGCTGGCCCAGGGCGTGCTGCGGGCCCCGGCTGAGGCGAAGGTCCTCGGCCCGAACGTCGAGGAGTGGCTGGCCACTCTGGCGTGA
- a CDS encoding AMP-binding protein, translating to MWKIPLKPLELPEERSAALAVLRDGIGEALAGGIAVAPGADAGEVPETVSPGVAAVVTTSGSTGRPKRTVLGREALRASAAGTEAALGGPGSWLLTLPPGHVAGFQVVTRAVLSGSEVTPVDTSEGFTPEAFVAGSRALPPGRRYVSLVPTQLKRLLAEPAARAELGRFDGVLIGGAPLDAATAERARQVAQIRTTYGMTETCGGCVYDGTPLRDVRIRILDGEIHLGGPVLAEGYLGDDQRDAAFYTDSEGRWFRTADRGRIVDGRLRVDGRLDDMINTGGVKVPPRAVDDCIEGLPGVAESCTFGLPDPEWGEVVASYVCVVPGTGLAGERIRGLVRERLDHYFAPRSVVVTEDPPRLPNGKLDRRRIREAFPSREEHD from the coding sequence ATGTGGAAGATCCCCCTGAAGCCGCTGGAGCTGCCGGAGGAGCGGAGCGCGGCGCTGGCCGTGCTGCGCGATGGCATCGGCGAGGCGCTGGCGGGCGGGATCGCCGTCGCGCCGGGCGCGGACGCCGGGGAGGTGCCGGAGACGGTGTCGCCCGGGGTCGCCGCGGTCGTCACCACCTCCGGTTCGACGGGTCGTCCGAAGCGGACCGTGCTCGGCCGGGAGGCACTGCGCGCCTCGGCGGCGGGCACGGAAGCCGCGCTGGGCGGACCGGGCTCGTGGTTGTTGACCCTGCCTCCCGGTCATGTCGCGGGGTTCCAGGTGGTGACCCGGGCGGTGTTGTCCGGCTCCGAGGTGACCCCCGTGGACACCTCGGAGGGATTCACCCCGGAGGCGTTCGTGGCGGGTAGCCGTGCGCTGCCGCCGGGGCGCCGGTACGTCTCGCTCGTTCCCACCCAGCTCAAACGGCTGTTGGCGGAACCGGCCGCACGCGCGGAGCTCGGCCGGTTCGACGGCGTGCTCATCGGTGGGGCGCCGCTGGACGCGGCCACAGCCGAGCGGGCCCGCCAGGTCGCCCAGATCCGCACCACCTACGGCATGACCGAGACCTGCGGCGGCTGCGTCTACGACGGGACCCCGCTGCGGGACGTGCGGATCCGGATACTGGACGGCGAGATCCACCTCGGCGGTCCGGTGCTGGCCGAGGGCTACCTCGGCGACGACCAGCGCGACGCCGCCTTCTACACGGATTCCGAGGGCCGTTGGTTCCGCACCGCCGACCGGGGCCGGATCGTCGACGGGCGGTTGCGCGTCGACGGACGCCTCGACGACATGATCAACACTGGCGGGGTGAAGGTACCACCCCGCGCGGTCGACGACTGCATCGAAGGACTCCCCGGTGTGGCGGAGTCCTGCACCTTCGGCCTTCCCGACCCCGAGTGGGGAGAGGTCGTGGCCAGCTACGTGTGCGTGGTGCCGGGCACCGGGCTGGCCGGAGAGCGGATCAGAGGCCTCGTCAGAGAGCGTCTGGACCACTACTTCGCGCCGCGGTCCGTGGTGGTCACCGAAGACCCGCCGCGGTTGCCGAACGGAAAACTCGACCGGCGCCGGATCCGTGAAGCGTTCCCGTCCCGTGAGGAGCACGACTGA
- a CDS encoding class I adenylate-forming enzyme family protein, with protein MKSLIKGLVSPSSSPLYLHQNFRGSARAAPATPIHFDKPLNAFPGLGTHTTYADAAEAVAELGTRFMRAGIARGEHVVVFKSTSFDSYLTAVALSYAGAVPVMISPHLKADTLNVMAGRLADPWLVYDHATAEEVTRIEAVRTGRKLDLVELQQQPVGEVDRPAEPRGVDDIAYMTHTSGTTGIPKLIAHSPKSMGWRVTWQRRILSLVDNNGIAAFHISPVHSRFNIGIASLMSFGFPMLVIADPAPDNVAALMRKYRPLTLETHPNHFMRWAELVDRDPDVFSSVRFLHSTFDAINKATMQAFLRASRHRFPVFLQVYGQSECGPMVMRAHTRQTLRFTNMRSVGIGMPGLTRVRVVDETGRPVRRGKQGEIEMFSRGRAITYYDEDERFQRNVRGRWWNSGDLGKISWTGSLWLQDRQVDVNEGIQSNLELEDVILDALPFLNEVVFVRGADGGPQPVVSVVEGKEFDWDSWWKCVADMPRFNRPVVLSYDDFPRTATAKVQRRQLEQMLHEDGAR; from the coding sequence ATGAAATCGCTGATCAAGGGTCTGGTGTCGCCCAGCTCGTCCCCGCTCTACCTGCACCAGAACTTCCGCGGCTCGGCGAGGGCCGCACCGGCGACACCGATCCACTTCGACAAGCCGCTCAACGCCTTCCCCGGCCTGGGCACCCACACCACCTACGCGGACGCCGCAGAGGCGGTCGCCGAGCTCGGCACGCGGTTCATGCGAGCGGGCATCGCACGCGGTGAGCACGTGGTGGTGTTCAAGTCGACCTCCTTCGACAGCTACCTGACCGCCGTGGCCCTCAGCTACGCGGGCGCCGTGCCGGTCATGATCTCGCCGCACCTCAAGGCCGACACCCTCAACGTGATGGCCGGGAGGCTGGCCGACCCGTGGCTGGTCTACGACCACGCCACCGCCGAGGAGGTGACTCGGATCGAGGCCGTGCGCACCGGGCGCAAGCTGGATCTGGTCGAGCTGCAGCAGCAGCCGGTCGGCGAGGTGGACCGGCCCGCCGAGCCGCGCGGGGTCGACGACATCGCCTACATGACTCACACCTCCGGGACCACCGGGATCCCGAAGCTCATCGCGCACTCCCCGAAGTCGATGGGGTGGCGGGTCACCTGGCAGCGCCGCATCCTGTCCCTCGTGGACAACAACGGGATCGCCGCGTTCCACATCTCACCGGTGCACTCCCGGTTCAACATCGGAATCGCCTCGCTGATGTCGTTCGGCTTCCCGATGCTGGTGATCGCCGACCCGGCGCCGGACAACGTCGCCGCGCTGATGCGCAAGTACCGCCCGCTGACTCTGGAGACGCACCCCAACCACTTCATGCGCTGGGCCGAACTGGTCGACCGCGATCCGGACGTGTTCTCCAGCGTGCGGTTCCTGCACTCCACCTTCGACGCCATCAACAAGGCCACCATGCAGGCCTTCCTGCGCGCGTCGCGGCACCGCTTCCCGGTCTTCCTGCAGGTCTACGGCCAGAGCGAATGCGGACCGATGGTGATGCGCGCGCACACCCGACAGACGTTGCGGTTCACCAACATGCGTTCGGTCGGGATCGGCATGCCGGGCCTCACCCGGGTGAGAGTGGTCGACGAGACGGGACGTCCGGTACGTCGCGGCAAGCAGGGCGAGATCGAGATGTTCTCCCGCGGCCGTGCGATCACCTACTACGACGAGGACGAACGGTTCCAGCGCAACGTGCGCGGCAGGTGGTGGAACAGCGGTGACCTCGGCAAGATCAGCTGGACGGGCTCGCTGTGGTTGCAGGACCGGCAGGTCGACGTCAACGAGGGCATCCAGAGCAACCTGGAGCTGGAGGACGTGATCCTGGACGCGTTGCCCTTCCTCAACGAGGTGGTGTTCGTCCGAGGCGCCGACGGTGGTCCGCAACCGGTGGTCTCGGTCGTGGAAGGCAAGGAGTTCGACTGGGACTCCTGGTGGAAGTGCGTGGCGGACATGCCGCGGTTCAACAGGCCGGTTGTGCTGTCCTACGACGACTTCCCGCGCACCGCCACCGCGAAGGTGCAGCGCAGGCAGCTCGAACAGATGCTGCACGAGGACGGGGCGCGATGA
- a CDS encoding 1,4-dihydroxy-2-naphthoyl-CoA synthase, which yields MDDTTRPFRESDWKRVDGFDFTDISYHRYVGAARSGSDKDIGAVRIAFDRPEVRNAFRPHTVDELYTALEHARRSSDVGTVLLTGNGPSEKDGGWAFCSGGDQRVRGRDGYLYEPDDVDERQAAANRGRLHVLEVQRLIRAMPKVVVAVVNGWAAGGGHSLHVVCDLTIASRQHGTFKQTDATVGSFDGGYGSALLARQVGQKRAREIFFLARTYSAEEMREMGAVNLVADHGEVEDAAVRMAVDIADQSPQAIRMLKYGFNLPDDGMHGQQLFAGEATRLAYMTEEAAEGKAAFLDKRSPDWSGFPRYF from the coding sequence GTGGACGATACGACACGGCCGTTCCGGGAGTCGGACTGGAAACGGGTCGACGGGTTCGACTTCACCGACATCAGCTACCACCGCTACGTCGGCGCGGCGCGCAGCGGTTCGGACAAGGACATCGGCGCCGTGCGCATCGCCTTCGACCGGCCGGAGGTGCGCAACGCGTTCCGGCCGCACACGGTCGACGAGCTCTACACCGCGCTGGAGCACGCACGCCGCAGCTCGGACGTGGGCACTGTGCTGCTCACCGGCAACGGTCCCTCTGAGAAGGACGGTGGCTGGGCGTTCTGCTCGGGTGGGGACCAGCGGGTGCGCGGCCGGGACGGCTACCTGTACGAGCCGGACGACGTCGACGAGAGGCAGGCCGCCGCGAACCGGGGGCGGCTGCACGTCCTCGAGGTGCAGCGGTTGATCCGTGCCATGCCGAAGGTCGTGGTCGCCGTGGTCAACGGCTGGGCGGCCGGTGGTGGGCACTCGCTGCACGTGGTGTGCGACCTGACCATCGCTTCCAGGCAGCACGGGACGTTCAAGCAGACCGACGCGACCGTCGGTTCGTTCGACGGCGGCTACGGCTCGGCGCTGCTGGCCCGGCAGGTCGGTCAGAAACGGGCCCGGGAGATCTTCTTCCTGGCCCGCACGTACTCGGCCGAGGAGATGCGGGAGATGGGCGCGGTCAACCTCGTCGCCGACCACGGCGAGGTGGAGGACGCCGCGGTGCGGATGGCCGTGGACATCGCCGACCAGTCACCGCAGGCGATCCGGATGCTCAAGTACGGGTTCAACCTGCCCGACGACGGGATGCACGGCCAGCAGCTGTTCGCCGGGGAAGCGACCCGCCTGGCCTACATGACCGAGGAGGCGGCGGAGGGCAAGGCGGCGTTCCTCGACAAGCGCAGCCCCGACTGGTCGGGATTCCCCCGGTACTTCTGA
- a CDS encoding oxidoreductase, with amino-acid sequence MSFESELFTPYELADTKLANRLVMSPMGRRRAADDGTPTELMAEYYRQRAGAGLLITESTHPCPEARSQPNSPYLCTPAQVAGWERVTSAVHEAGGRIFVQLMHAGLAAHPDVNGGHQPMGPSAVRPQETTKLGDQVVEHPETRAMSESDIRRAVDAHVSSAVSAVAAGFDGVELHAGNGFLLHQFLAAGTNHRTDAYGGSPAANCRLAIEVAAAVANAIGPERVGIKISPGFSITRIAEGELTETYGHLLNSPEITALAYCHTSGFSDSAVLDLVASNWGGTWLHNAGVDPVDDSARVRQRLAEPLERGADLVSAGRTFIANPDLVTRLAEDRTLAIPDPATFYAGGSNGYTDY; translated from the coding sequence ATGTCCTTCGAATCCGAGCTGTTCACCCCCTACGAACTGGCGGACACGAAGTTGGCCAACCGCCTGGTGATGTCGCCGATGGGGCGCCGCCGCGCCGCGGACGACGGCACTCCGACCGAGCTGATGGCCGAGTACTACCGGCAGCGCGCCGGTGCCGGGCTGCTCATCACCGAGAGCACTCACCCCTGCCCGGAAGCCCGGAGCCAGCCGAACAGCCCCTACCTGTGCACCCCGGCCCAGGTGGCGGGCTGGGAGCGGGTCACCTCGGCCGTGCACGAGGCGGGCGGGCGGATCTTCGTGCAGCTCATGCACGCCGGACTCGCCGCTCACCCGGACGTCAACGGTGGACACCAGCCGATGGGGCCGTCCGCGGTGCGGCCACAGGAGACCACCAAGCTCGGTGACCAGGTCGTCGAGCACCCCGAGACCCGCGCGATGTCGGAGTCCGACATCCGCCGGGCCGTCGACGCGCACGTCAGCAGCGCGGTCTCGGCGGTGGCGGCCGGGTTCGACGGTGTCGAGCTGCACGCGGGAAACGGTTTCCTGCTCCACCAGTTCCTCGCGGCGGGCACCAACCACCGCACCGACGCCTACGGTGGTTCCCCGGCGGCGAACTGCCGGTTGGCGATCGAGGTCGCCGCGGCGGTGGCGAACGCGATCGGGCCGGAACGGGTGGGCATCAAGATCTCCCCCGGGTTCTCGATCACCCGCATCGCCGAGGGCGAGCTCACCGAGACCTACGGGCACCTGCTGAACAGCCCGGAGATCACGGCCCTGGCCTACTGCCACACCTCGGGATTCAGCGATTCGGCCGTGCTCGACCTGGTCGCGTCGAACTGGGGCGGAACCTGGCTGCACAACGCTGGAGTCGATCCGGTCGACGACTCCGCGCGGGTGAGGCAGCGGCTGGCCGAGCCGCTGGAGCGCGGGGCTGATCTGGTCTCGGCCGGGCGTACGTTCATCGCCAACCCGGACCTGGTGACTCGGCTGGCCGAGGACCGGACGCTCGCGATACCGGACCCGGCGACGTTCTACGCCGGTGGATCGAACGGCTACACCGACTACTGA